The nucleotide window tagagtccaaaatagtaaattgtttgtttctttatcactttatcactctcttttcattatcattattatcatttatcactttaaacaaatccaacacaattcagctttggcccattcagattagaattagcttagcaatattctaaatcggcaaaatgatggcttaaaccaattcagtaaggcaagtattaggttgacccaaaagtttcttccgcattgtgttcctttaatgtagctaaataaatacaaacaatacgataatgtttatgttaatattttagtacttcttaatatgaatttgcattatgtgcatgcatcgaaaaacaacttttgggacaacctaatatttatttagcaatattaaagaaaggcattgcggaaggaacttttgggacaacctaatatttaatcttcttcacttgcttctcatcatcgaatttttttatttctggtagtacattcttttgtttgtagttcaactttaatcgattttttataaatatcattgcaatgtttgaatcagttaggtatattagttgatgaaaaacgtcagaagaccttttgtaattgtagcaccagaaattagaaaattcgttgagatgagcaataagcgaagaagattaaatactcacctttactcactgtgtaattaaaaatctaatttacagaacggaggataaatataatgtgctatccagggaaggaggagaaggaagctgtggcaaccggggaagaggaagacctctaatttttcacgtggtacgtatatctaattatgccattcaacacacatgcatatattgtacattactgattttctttgtattttttaggtatcccacctatgccagaacgtgctacgggccacaagttttgggaagcagaggcaacaacgtgtaataatcacaatatacagggtgttccgtttaaatacgaacacctaaatatctcttcaggttattgtgatgcaaaaaatatttgttacgtaatgtgcatggtgtcaatggaccaaatatctggcacaccgtgcacattacggaacaaatattttttgcatcacaataacctgaagagatatttaggtgttcgtccaataataaagcatagtaataataaaaaattataatatttattatatatatattccttgtgtcattgtccatgtgtctttaccaactccctgcggtgtattaaaaaataagaaaaagtaaattttcttgtcccttgtacgacactttgtctttttttgcatgttgacattttaatcttagcttccatctcttgcaatcgatgcagagaatttttattttgcacagatttttttttcgttttctctccttgcatgtgactgaatattcattcaaaaatcagtattgtcggtaaaaagggaaactgctacatatttgtaccatagaaatctactttatcgacatctgccacattagtgcgatctgcccttaccgacggcgctgccctgtataacggcattcgccgcattaatcagtgcgaccgtgctgccatcttgcggggaagcggaatccaggatagagtggcgttccagctaGACTGCAGAAGCTGCATTTCACGTGGGCTGCATCCAGACGGTTCCAGGTTGTCCAAGTGGAGTCAACTTATGCgcgttttcgtcactccccgtggagtcAATTGTGCTATCAGGGCAGTTTCTAAAGGTACATATTtacaattcaaattcaaatcgtatagtacaatattaaaaaagttatcgtcttttagagcgtccgaatattataaCTGTACATTcaaatttaattcatttatttattatatttgtatCTACaaaacgcactttttaaattatcgttacaggctaggataaaaaagttgacaaatcattatttttaaaatttaatatgattcctaccaattgcaatctaaacaaatttttgtttactcattctctagcaaactagtcggtctatcatctttaaaaatattcaagtcTTTCGGACCAATTTTTaagaagttatgcgattttcaaGAGTGTCCATAATACCCATTTATAATTTACGGGCACAAATTGAATTTTCGCGCCATTGAGTATGTCACACTCAAAACTACGGTCGTACCAGGTCGTACGGTCAATGAAATTTCCACGTGGGTGATAAGAACAAAGAAGCCGGTCAATCGCCAGATTCTACAGGTAAGTATTTACAAAAGTGTTATTTCGTAGAAAGAATAttgctatattatcattattatggAGGAGGTGCGTCTAATATCTTGACATTTAATTTTGATTACCAACACACAATGTTTTCTGTTATATATACGCGAACAGAAATAAATAGTTGAGATTCACAAGAGAAGCTTTATAGACAttattattgcaaatatatttaCACAGTTGGATTGTAATTATCGtatgattcttgatttatttattaaaacgtGACAGTGTTACGGGGATTTGGTCTTTATAGACAacggtaaaaataaaataatactacACAATAATTAGATCAAAACGAACGAAAAACCAGTGGAACAATAAAATTGATAAGGTTGAAAGTAAGAGAACAGCCAAAACAGTTTTATTTTTCAGATGcatttttcgatcattttcgtCTGTTCTGGCACAATTTCAAATAATGGTTAGGTTCGATTCGAAATGGTTTTGCTAAATGTCTGACGAACTTTATAATTACAGATTTGTGGAGACAGATTGACCTATGTAATCAAGAAAGATTACAGTGCTTCACTTAAGAAGTCATAACGATAGAAAACATCATGACTCTACAAGAAGGCACACAACTGACCATTCTTGTGACTCATGTTGAAGCAAAGAATACGTTTCTTAAAATTTGGGGTCATATCGATAAGAATTCTGCAACATGTGTAGGACGCATGATTTATCCCTTCGTCGAAAAGTTTGCTAAAAGTCAGGACTGCTTTGGATCGACAGCTATTAATCTACATTTAAACGCGATTTGCTGCGCTAAATATCTGAATGAAAACTATTATAGAGCAAAAATAATTAGTGTACGTCCAGACGGTATGGTAGTTGTGCAATTCATTGATTACGGCAATATCGAGGTATTACCACctcaagatattcatttactcaaaAGTATACCTGGCACCGAGTTTCTACAGTCTTTTCCACCTGTCGCATTCGATTTCACACTGGCGAACGTATTACCGATAAATAAAGTCTGGGGAAATAGAATAATCGAACTGATCAAAAAGAATATATGTTACAACGAATATAAAATCATGATCCATAGTGTGGTTAATAATCATTGCTTTATTAAACTCTGGTATAACAATGAGGATTTCAGCGAATTCTTGATCAAAAGACAAGTGGCTTTAGGAGCAACAGTGCAAGAAATGGTTAGGTAATTATTTGAATACTAAGGGACTTTATTTCTTACTCAATTGTATATTTGTTCCGAGCGATAAATGATAGTATAATGTTTCTTATAATTGCGTTCATAACTTATCGTTACATTGACATTATAACAAAATTTCAGTCTTTTACTTTTTAGTTATTATAGttgaaatgcatctacaacgtacagtaatattatttatctaTTTAATAGAACAATACTATTTCTATTTATCTTATCTCTATTTTCATAGGCCACTAACGTGTACGAGAGAACCACAAGTGCCACCGGTATATCAGCAATCAGACAACCACCTCATAAGTAACAATTGTGCTTCAATGGGATCTGTACAGAACGTAAATCCATTAAATTACGTTGGGAATAATATGCATggataccaaaaaaatgttcCTGTATGTTGCACAGCAGAACAGAAACACAGGATGCAGTCATCTGCGCAAGAAGCTCGTGCATTTAAGTCACGTTTTCTAGATGTACCGTCTAAACACAACATATACGTATCTTTTATAGAAGATGGTCCATGCAAATTCTCTGTACAACTTCAGAGTAAAAAACAAATGTTAAGCGTGCTCATGAAAGAGATCAATAATCATCCGACAGAACTATTGCTAGAACCTCCTTTACCTGGATCGGTTTGTTTGGGCCGTTATACACAAGACAAAGCACTATGCAGAGCCGTTGTAGTATCTGTAATGGAAAACAAGTGTAAACTTTACTATGTTGATTTCGGCCATACAGAGGTTTTACCCTATACGGATATTTTCCAACTGCCATCTCATTTTCTTAATC belongs to Lasioglossum baleicum chromosome 17, iyLasBale1, whole genome shotgun sequence and includes:
- the LOC143217723 gene encoding protein tudor-like; its protein translation is MTLQEGTQLTILVTHVEAKNTFLKIWGHIDKNSATCVGRMIYPFVEKFAKSQDCFGSTAINLHLNAICCAKYLNENYYRAKIISVRPDGMVVVQFIDYGNIEVLPPQDIHLLKSIPGTEFLQSFPPVAFDFTLANVLPINKVWGNRIIELIKKNICYNEYKIMIHSVVNNHCFIKLWYNNEDFSEFLIKRQVALGATVQEMVRPLTCTREPQVPPVYQQSDNHLISNNCASMGSVQNVNPLNYVGNNMHGYQKNVPVCCTAEQKHRMQSSAQEARAFKSRFLDVPSKHNIYVSFIEDGPCKFSVQLQSKKQMLSVLMKEINNHPTELLLEPPLPGSVCLGRYTQDKALCRAVVVSVMENKCKLYYVDFGHTEVLPYTDIFQLPSHFLNPEVLSIRFTLSGVHELNVTDEMKKYFKQIVLGKLLALHVCPPEGPPLVQYGDLYDDGKNLKDILRQAFPTPTVSPISFGYQEPTKLLKGAEEIVHVSFVESCRKFFVQLDSSAGSLESVMNCLTEFCQTAPTLSLTQLKIGLPCAALYENQWYRAQILGVNAANVKILYVDYGNEETVNASYLRFIHDDLIKRLEAQAIKCILHGSELFASTQEISTKFESLTLEKRLLLRVVDTKPDGLIVDLYEPERMESIKTQMLHTGGDERKSVNEPSYQNVEKQRSPNISPNINQRSDNTRMCSLPSTVHISSMITL